In the genome of Triticum urartu cultivar G1812 chromosome 5, Tu2.1, whole genome shotgun sequence, one region contains:
- the LOC125507761 gene encoding 60S ribosomal protein L36-3-like, with product MAPSQPKSGLFVGINKGHVVTKRELPPRPSDRKGKGTKRVHFVRNLIREVAGFAPYEKRITELLKVGKDKRALKVAKRKLGTHKRAKKKREEMSSVLRKMRSAGGGAGDKKK from the exons atggcgccgtcgCAGCCCAAGTCAGGGCTCTTCGTGGGCATCAACAAGGGCCACGTCGTCACCAAGCGCGAGCTGCCGCCTCGCCCGTCCGACCGCAAGGGG AAAGGTACAAAGAGGGTGCATTTTGTCAGGAACTTGATCAGGGAGGTTGCTGGATTTGCTCCCTATGAGAAGCGTATCACTGAGCTTCTTAAGGTTGGAAAGGACAAGCGTGCACTCAAGGTCGCCAAGAGAAAGCTTGGTACTCACAAGAGAGCAAAGAAGAAGAGAGAGGAGATGTCAAGTGTCCTTAGGAAGATGAG GTCtgctggtggtggtgctggtgacAAGAAGAAATAG